A part of Aspergillus oryzae RIB40 DNA, chromosome 7 genomic DNA contains:
- a CDS encoding uncharacterized protein (predicted protein), producing the protein MAHSQEHLDAPDGSALTWIFDHCLRYPGSYELPLRTMYALNCNPTRQPPPANRAPETAFCERPSHSPKSSVSSQDAPLDRAADFRALLTHQISRLPSQPCSLPPSFVTSFLRRCFTPELGDVDFPQALTGLDYLRDLEIRRRKEVKAALDRLQVKPDDLKEKAELGKKWPNVLTWIESNCAKNRTAEALYTQVYIGLRRWTLINEMLLEPHNKANCIAMLNTLFPPVTDATVNPTPQLTAKILKSQRDGFFRYIAAFDKPNGKDILQKVITQGAPEGEETGWPLVRDALDRYLRLTNEIIDDCAMVNDQSSLEVTVEAESQPRRKVDSGISFGSADKFHAPSVHSRSGSEDMLDKPLPPAPKEAHQKTGGSALERLTRELRKLSDAGKVKSLKKMKSSSALAMRPENIPSHTPDNSSFFEIDDQKRKRLIWEATSRKRSHSKQPSNDSH; encoded by the exons ATGGCGCATTCACAAGAACACCTGGATGCCCCTGATGGATCCGCCTTGACCTGGATCTTTGACCATTGTCTTCGTTACCCTGGCTCTTACGAGCTTCCATTGCGCACTATGTATGCATTAAACTGCAACCCAACGAGACAGCCGCCACCCGCCAACCGTGCTCCCGAGACAGCTTTTTGCGAGCGCCCGTCCCACTCTCCGAAGTCCTCTGTATCGTCCCAGGACGCTCCCTTGGATCGTGCCGCCGATTTTAGGGCATTGCTCACCCACCAAATCTCCCGATTGCCATCACAGCCATGCTCTCTGCCTCCCAGCTTTGTGACCTCCTTTCTGCGTCGCTGCTTCACTCCGGAGCTGGGTGACGTTGACTTTCCTCAGGCGTTGACCGGTCTTGATTATCTCAGAGATCTGGAGATTCGTcgaaggaaggaggtgaaagCGGCACTGGACCGTTTACAGGTCAAGCCGGACGATCTTAAGGAGAAGGCGGAGCTTGGAAAGAAATGGCCCAATGTCTTGACCTGGATCGAGTCCAACTGCGCCAAAAACCGCACGGCCGAGGCACTCTATACCCAGGTCTACATTGGCCTACGCCGCTGG ACCCTGATCAATGAGATGCTGCTTGAACCACACAACAAGGCCAACTGTATTGCCATGCTTAACACTCTATTCCCACCCGTTACGGATGCAACCGTCAACCCTACGCCACAGTTGACTGCTAAGATTCTCAAGTCTCAACGAGATGGATTCTTCCGGTACATTGCAGCCTTCGATAAGCCCAATGGAAAAGATATCCTCCAGAAGGTCATCACGCAGGGCGCACCtgagggagaggagacgGGATGGCCGCTGGTGCGAGACGCCTTGGATCGGTACCTTCGGCTTACCAACGAAATCATCGATGACTGTGCCATGGTCAATGATCAGAGTAGTCTCGAGGTGACTGTAGAGGCGGAGTCTCAGCCCCGTCGGAAGGTGGATTCAGGCATTAGCTTTGGCTCGGCAGATAAGTTCCACGCCCCGTCTGTTCACAGCAGAAGTGGCTCCGAAGACATGCTGGACAAACCCTTGCCACCCGCCCCGAAGGAAGCTCATCAGAAGACGGGTGGCTCCGCATTAGAGCGGCTAACACGAGAGCTGCGGAAACTCAGCGACGCTGGAAAGGTCAAGAGCCTCAAGAAAATGAAGTCCTCGAGTGCCCTCGCTATGCGACCGGAGAATATTCCCAGCCACACTCCTGATAACTCATCTTTCTTTGAGATTGATGACCAGAAACGAAAACGTCTGATTTGGGAGGCTACGAGCCGCAAAAGGTCTCATAGCAAACAGCCCAGCAACGACTCACATTGA
- a CDS encoding uncharacterized protein (predicted protein), whose translation MGYEERSRLTPFVPLLAINSVSEVYLGSCIFKDDGYTGYAFDPVVKCYSTNLRKLCIESSVAGPEELSQLLSRIPNLEIFEFSHETKWHGCGYNWNVGAFLDTVQNICAKTLKELSVTTLTEWCNRGATLVDMTRFQKLEVLDLGVDMLCGPAYDPSMRDLEWDETESVGNPAWPRLIDMLPASLKRFNLYLETFDEDHLKCISHLIEGLSDARTTKLPHLNNMSLFVRMDSPKIPDMALEVLNDAKKSGFSILKFATSIPLL comes from the coding sequence ATGGGCTATGAAGAGAGGTCCCGATTGACACCATTTGTACCATTACTAGCGATTAATTCTGTGTCCGAAGTCTACTTGGGTAGCTGCATCTTCAAGGATGATGGGTACACTGGATACGCCTTCGATCCAGTGGTGAAATGCTACAGCACAAACTTGCGGAAATTGTGTATAGAATCCTCTGTCGCTGGCCCAGAGGAGCTATCACAGCTACTATCGCGAATCCCAAACCTGGAGATCTTTGAGTTTTCTCATGAAACCAAGTGGCATGGCTGCGGTTATAACTGGAACGTTGGTGCATTTTTGGATACGGTGCAAAATATCTGTGCAAAGACACTCAAGGAATTGTCGGTCACAACTCTCACAGAGTGGTGTAATAGAGGGGCAACACTGGTGGATATGACTCGTTTTCAAAAGTTGGAAGTCCTTGATTTAGGCGTCGATATGCTGTGCGGCCCCGCGTATGATCCGTCGATGAGAGATTTAGAATGGGATGAAACTGAGTCGGTTGGAAATCCAGCCTGGCCCAGACTGATCGATATGTTGCCAGCGTCTCTTAAAAGGTTCAACTTGTATCTCGAGACCTTCGATGAGGATCATCTGAAATGCATCTCTCATTTAATTGAGGGTCTTTCAGATGCTCGGACCACAAAATTGCCTCATTTAAATAACATGAGCCTTTTTGTACGTATGGATTCTCCGAAAATTCCGGATATGGCACTTGAGGTTTTGAATGATGCGAAGAAAAGCGGGTTCTCAATCCTGAAGTTTGCTACATCTATCCCTCTTCTATAA